The genomic region atttacctctgctcgatcacatttatcaataaaatCGCTGTTCATTTCTTTTAAATAAATTGTAATCAAGAGATGTGTGGAATAAATCATGTTAatcttgaacaaatataaatgaaacaaggtTTTAATCACTATTGATATTTATTGGCCAGTGTGTCACTAAATGGAAAAAAGATGTCAGGTAAGTCTTTTACTAGATTTTACTGTTGACTTTTAGATTGCTTTTCCTTTCACTGCCCTGAAATGGGGTCAGCTTCAACTCACGTTCAAGCTAAATTCTATTCAATAATGTTTATTTGTCCTTGAGACAGTCAATTGCAAGTTGACCCCTCACCCCTGAGGCTTCAACACAGTACATTACAGATACATAACCAACATGGTTGGTAGTCAGCACACAACTACAAGATAGGTACATAACCTTTAATATTCATAGACACACTTTAGCAAGAAACTCATACGAGTCAATATTGGTAGGCATGACATCTATTCATACAATATTGAATTGTATCAGTTTCTTGCTAAACTATGTCTGATTTCAGACATATTAGTGATACTTGAAATATTGCTTAGCACTACAAGTGGTGACCCTGATGTGATATGCCACACCGCATCAAAGattcaccaccatattttacagtaggcatggtgttctttgcaTCCTTcgttcgttgccaaacccaccactggtgtgtgttgCCAAAGAGCACTATTTTCATGTCATACAATAAATGTAAACTCCTGAAGTTTGCTGAacagcattggcacttggattggaactggTGCTATGCTCAGAAGACATCAACActcaccagtggtgggtttgacATCGAAAAAAGGATGCAAAGAACTACCTAATATGAAATATGGTGGTGAATCTTTGATGTTATGTAGATATTTCGCTTCcattggtcctggggcccttatTGATTAAGGTAAATGGCATCATTACATTTTTCACAGGTGCCAATAATTTCAGTCATGACTGTAGTTGTTTTTGGCTGTGGAGTTGAAAATAGTCAAACACACTGAAAAGTGTACTTTCAAATACTAATGCTTTACCCCTAGAAGCCCACAACCAGTTTGCCTTGCATTCAAATTAAGATGAGCCTAGGACAACAAGGGGGCTCCAACATACTAGTTTAtggatttttaaatgtatttttatagcaGAATATTTAATGGATATTTTAAATGTCTTTGAAAAACAATATTTAAAAATGGTTTCAATTACCATTGGAAGTATTTGGTAGACATTCAGAAACTTTGGCCAGTGTATTTGGAAATACTTAAACACACAGAAaattaactcagcaaaaaaagaaacgtccctttttcaggaccctgtcttcaaagataatttgtaaaaattcaaatagcttcacagatcttcattgttaagggtttgaacactgtttcccatgcttgttcaatgaaccataaacaattcatgaacatgcatctgtggaacggtccttaagacactaacagcttacagatggtaggcaattaaggtcacagttatgaaaacttaggacactaaagaggcctttctattgactctgaaaaacactaaaagaaagatccccaggatccctgctcatctgcgggaatgtgccttaggcatgctgcaaggatgcatgagggcaataaattgcaatgtccgtactgtgagacacctaagacagcgctacagggagacaggatggatagCTGATCGTTCTCGcggtggcagaccacatgtaacaacacctgcacagaacCGATACAGCCGAACACCACACCTGCTGAGGGGCAGGTACAGGATGACGACAACAattgcctgagttacaccaggaacgcacaatcactccatcagtgctcagactgtccgcaataggctgagagaggctggactgagggtctgtaggcctgttgtaaggcaggtatCACCGGCatcaacgtcacctatgggcacaaacccaccgtcgctggaccagacaggactggcaaaaagtgctcttcactgacaagtcgcggttttgtctcaccgggggtgatgaGTCGGATTCTCGTTTTCCGGCGAAAAAAATGAGCGTTATACCGAGGCCTGTACtatggagtgggatcgatttggaggtgaagggttcatcatggtctggggcggtgtgtcacagcatcatcggactgagcttttttttcttttttttttgcaggcaatctcaatgctgtgcgttacaggggagacatcctcctccctcatgtggtacctttcctgcaagctcattctgacatgaccctccagcatgacagcatgccaccagccatactgctcgttctgtgtgtgatgtcctgcaagacaggaatgtcagtgttctgccatggccagcgaagagcccggatctcaatcccattgagcacgtctgggacctgttggatcggagggtgagagctagggccatttcccccagaaatgcCCGGGAACTTGGtgctttggtggaagagtggggtaacatctcccagcaagaactggcaaatctggtgctgtccatgaggaggagatgcactgcagtacttaatgcagctggtggccacatcagatactgactgttacttttgattttgaccccccccctttgttcagggacacattattcaatttttgttggtcacatgtctgtggaacatgttcagttcatgtgtcagttgttgaatctagttaggttcatacaaatatttacacatgttaagtttgctgaaaataaacacagtttacTGTGAGAGAACGTttattttttttctgagtttatgtAATTGACATACAATAtgcatgtatttgaacccaggtctgtacaCTACTGTAAGATTCTTTGGATAAAATGGTGTGCTAATTGgtatatattattttgtattatatattaatgttattatatttttatatattatcAAGTGAACATAATATGACCCCCATCTCACAATGTGGCAGAATTGAATAACAGTATAACATATAGATTTTATTTGAGAACACCAAAGTGCTATGCCCACTTTTGCTGCATACTGTACGTTGTGAATGCTtttataggctactgtatatacatttatcAGCTCAACAAACCACAGCATAATGGACCCAGCCTACAGACAATCTTAGTTGCTGTATATTTTCACTTCATATTAGTATTTTAGTAGTATTTTTGTGTACATGTTTGACTGAAGTTATTTATAAGATGTATAATTGGGTTTATAAATTAAAATGTGCAATCTCTGACTCAACTACAAGTCTATACATTGACCTTTGAGGTAAATTGACATTTTAATGTGATTTAAATGTTTTGAAATGATTGTGTTTTCGGGGAGCTGAGTGCAAAAAcagacaaacaaataaacaaacaaatcaatAAAATAAAGGTGATAATTGGGTGCATATACAGCCTTTTTGTTCTTTTTATAACAACCTGTGAAATGTCTCTACAACTTGTACTATCATAGACACTTCAAAGGCCTATGAATAAATATCCAAATCCCCTGGAATCAGAGGTTAGACAACTGTAAGACTTTGAATCGCATAATCCCCGACTAATCTAATCAACAGATTTTAAATCCCCTGAAAGCAGCCTCCACAAAACTGTATAAAATCAATCTCAAGACAACATTTGCATTAGAGAGCTGCTGCATCCAAAGAGACAGGGTTGACCAAATTACTCAACTTTTTCTTCACCTTACCACCTGTCCATTTCCTCAAAATGAACGGCACTGAGGGCAACAACTTCTACATCCCCATGTCCAACAGGACTGGGCTTGTAAGGAGTCCTTTTCTATACCCTCAGTACTACTTGGCGGATCCATGGCAATTCTATCTGCTTGCTGTCTACATGTTTTTCCTGATCTGCTTTGGATTCCCCATCAACGGTCTGACCCTGTATGTCACAGCCACAAACAAGAAGCTCCAGCAACCCCTCAACTTCATTCTGGTCAACTTGGCTCTGGCTGGATTGATCATGGTCCTCTTTGGATTCACTATCACCATTACATCTGCTGTCAATGGCTACTTCATCTGGGGACCATTGGGCTGTGCCATTGAGGGATTCATGGCTACACTTGGAGGTGAGACATCTTTTGTGCAGGTTGTTCACTTTGGCTAGcatgggtgccagtctgtttcttaTTGAATTGGCATTACAATGACAGCAAATGAAGTTGGCGAGAGCATAAAGGTTCACTCTCCTGCTGTCTTCTCCCCATATGGTACATTAGTTAATTAGTGTTCACAGCAACAGAGTTTTCTTGACTTCATTGTTTAACATGTGAAGAAGTAGTTTCAATAAAGTTCACCGGATTGGGTATGCAATCAGATTGTTGTCAAATATACTTGGATAGTCTCAATCAAGATTAAAGAATTTAGATGTAATGAAATAATAGTCTGATCATTTAGAAATAACGTTGTATCGTAAGATCCAAGATTCCATACAGTCCATATTATGCAGCAATTAGATCCCCTTCTCTGTTGTTTGCATCTCCATACTCCAACCTCCTTTGCCTAACAAATGCAAGACAAGCAAAAACAAATCTCTTCACTTTCCTATTATCAATTCAAGGTCAGGTGGCTCTGTGGTCTCTGGTGGTGCTGGCAATTGAGAGATACATTGTGGTCTGCAAGCCCATGGGCAGCTTCAAATTCAGTGTCGCCCATGCTGGTGCTGGTGTTGGATTCACCTGGGTGATGGCTGCCACCTGCGCTGTTCCCCCACTGGTTGGCTGGTCCAGGTACAGTGCATGTAATATGATATAAAAGTAAAACACAAAGATACTACATTTATCTGACACAGATTAAgcttagtcctggactaaaaagctatTTCAATAGAGACTCTTTATTGACCATGCTTTCTAATCCAGTAGAAGGCTTAAGAGAAACCATCCCCTTATGTTGCAAGTTGCAATTCATATAATTGTCTGATCTTTTAATCACATCAATTACACACTCATTATAAATTCAGGTGTAATGTCTATGAGATGAGATCAAACAATGATGTAAAGACAATAATAGGTTAGGTTTAATACAATGCATCACACATATAATGCATTTGGTCAATCATGTTATTCTCTAGCAAAAGTTGTTGGCTTTTTTGTGTTATTGCATTTTAGTGacattagctaggtttccatccaattggtgacagatttccatgcgaatattctaaaatctgcattaaaacaatacacacattttcccaccagtgatGTATTTctatcaaattgacttgttgcagatataAGGTTCTGCGGGACGAAGTTCACATAAAATACCTTTTGCGGTTAAATTCCATGTTTCCTTAATAAacaaaatacaagttaaatgggtttccatcgcattttcaactctactgatggttttcacaaaaaaaatgttgTGTCATATAATGAGTAATATTGGCACGCAGTTGGCTAGAGCACACATATAACCtaaatgatgagattattattatttgtcaaatggcagccttAGCATCAattatcatgtcaccagaataagacctttGCTATTTATTGGAAAGAAGCATCATGCGCATCACTTTCCACTTTCACCACCCACtgaagttcatcatcatttattgAATCTGTAACCTAATAAAGTGCATGATTTAGCGATGAGTCATAGTGGAGGGGACCACACAACATGTAAattgcgtgactccaagtttactttgatagTTGTTATATAAATATTTGCTGGTAAAAGCTTTTCCACTGACATTTCTTCATATAAtaaattttacagacacaaaaagatcccaccttgcctcgtgtattttgttttgtcgacatacCAAAATATTTACTGTAGAGATTTTGGTTGTTAGTCAAGGTTAACACTGATGATCTTCTTATAATGTATAATCTAAAACTCTCATCAACTGACTTTCCCTCATAGATACATCCCTGAGGGCATGCAGTGTTCATGTGGACCTGACTACTATACTCTGAGTCCAGGCTACAACAATGACTCATATGTCATATACATGTTTGTCTGCCACTTCATGGTTCCAGTCTTCATCATTGCCTTCACTTATGGAAGCCTTGTCCTCACAGTCAAGGCGGTATGTGGTTCTTAGACACAGAAAATGTAACTAGCAGACCCACAAAGTCATAGCATTTGGATTCTTGTGCTAAGGATATGATTTCTAATAAGTCACACAAGCATTTATCTTGCTTCTCTTCATTTTCAGGCGGCAGCTTCCCAGCAGGACTCAGCATCCACCCAGAAAGCTGAGAAGGAAGTGACACGTATGTGCCTCCTGATGGTTTGTGGTTTCCTGATTGCCTGGACCCCCTATGCCTCTGTTGCTGCTTGGATCTTCTTCAACAAAGGAGCTGCGTTCACTGCCCAGTTCATGGCTGTCCC from Oncorhynchus kisutch isolate 150728-3 linkage group LG5, Okis_V2, whole genome shotgun sequence harbors:
- the LOC109891280 gene encoding green-sensitive opsin-3-like, with the translated sequence MNGTEGNNFYIPMSNRTGLVRSPFLYPQYYLADPWQFYLLAVYMFFLICFGFPINGLTLYVTATNKKLQQPLNFILVNLALAGLIMVLFGFTITITSAVNGYFIWGPLGCAIEGFMATLGGQVALWSLVVLAIERYIVVCKPMGSFKFSVAHAGAGVGFTWVMAATCAVPPLVGWSRYIPEGMQCSCGPDYYTLSPGYNNDSYVIYMFVCHFMVPVFIIAFTYGSLVLTVKAAAASQQDSASTQKAEKEVTRMCLLMVCGFLIAWTPYASVAAWIFFNKGAAFTAQFMAVPAFFSKSSAIFNPVIYVLMNKQFRNCMLAAVGIAAPEDETSVSTSKTEVSSVGPA